The following are encoded in a window of Roseimaritima ulvae genomic DNA:
- the hisB gene encoding imidazoleglycerol-phosphate dehydratase HisB produces MAREANIQRRTGETDIQLSLNLDGSGAGKRSTGIGFLDHMLDLFARHALIDLTVNANGDLHVDDHHTAEDVGICLGQAIDNALGDRAGIRRYGHFTLPMDEVLVTSAVDMGGRYAFEYQAPIAAAKIGTFDSELVEHFWQSFAANAHCNLHVLMHYGRNSHHISEAVFKATARAIRMAAESDPRSDAVPSTKGVL; encoded by the coding sequence ATGGCACGAGAAGCAAACATCCAACGCCGAACGGGCGAAACCGACATCCAACTGAGCCTCAACTTGGACGGCAGTGGTGCCGGCAAACGGTCCACGGGAATCGGTTTCTTGGACCACATGCTGGATCTATTCGCCCGTCATGCGCTGATCGATTTGACCGTCAACGCCAACGGCGACCTGCACGTCGATGATCACCATACGGCTGAAGACGTGGGCATCTGTTTGGGACAAGCGATCGACAACGCCCTGGGAGACCGCGCGGGAATCCGTCGCTACGGCCATTTCACCCTCCCGATGGACGAAGTTCTGGTGACTTCGGCGGTGGATATGGGCGGCCGCTACGCTTTCGAATACCAGGCACCAATCGCGGCGGCCAAGATTGGCACGTTTGACAGCGAGCTGGTCGAGCATTTTTGGCAAAGCTTTGCTGCCAACGCGCACTGCAACCTACATGTGTTGATGCATTACGGACGCAACTCGCATCACATTTCCGAAGCGGTTTTTAAAGCCACCGCACGAGCCATCCGGATGGCGGCGGAAAGCGATCCCCGCAGCGACGCGGTGCCCAGCACCAAGGGCGTGTTGTAA